A genome region from Candidatus Parcubacteria bacterium includes the following:
- the tuf gene encoding elongation factor Tu, giving the protein MAEKEKFERGKTHLNIGTIGHVDHGKTTLTAAILHILRLKGFKASEKAVDQIDSAPEEKARGLTINISHLEYETEKRHYAHIDCPGHADYIKNMVTGAAQMDGAILVVSAADGVMPQTREHILLARQVGLSNIVVFLNKCDTVDDPEIIDLVESEVRELLKKYKFPGDEVPVIRGSAIKSLEVKSVDEEAAKPILDLVKAVDDYFPEPVRDIDKPVLMAIEDVFSIAGRGTVATGRIERGVVHPNEEVELIGFKPTQKTVVVSVEMFNKMLDEGRAGDNVGILLRGLKKEEVERGQVLAKPGSITPHTEFEGEVYILSKEEGGRHSPFFTGYKPQFYIRTTDVTGDVVLPEGTEMVMPGDTVTLKIKLIAPVALEEKQRFAIREGGKTVGAGVVTKIIK; this is encoded by the coding sequence ATGGCTGAGAAAGAAAAATTTGAAAGAGGAAAAACTCATCTTAATATTGGCACCATTGGTCATGTAGACCATGGCAAGACCACTCTTACTGCAGCTATACTGCACATTTTAAGATTAAAGGGATTCAAGGCCTCAGAAAAAGCAGTAGATCAGATTGATTCTGCTCCAGAGGAAAAAGCGCGCGGCTTAACTATTAATATTTCTCATTTGGAGTATGAAACAGAGAAGAGGCATTATGCCCATATTGATTGTCCTGGCCACGCTGACTATATTAAGAATATGGTTACCGGAGCCGCGCAGATGGATGGCGCTATTTTGGTTGTTTCTGCGGCTGACGGCGTTATGCCTCAAACCAGAGAGCATATTTTACTTGCCCGTCAGGTAGGATTATCAAATATAGTAGTGTTTTTAAATAAATGCGACACTGTAGACGACCCTGAAATAATTGATTTAGTGGAATCAGAAGTAAGGGAGCTTTTAAAGAAATATAAGTTTCCTGGTGATGAAGTTCCAGTGATTCGCGGTTCAGCTATTAAATCATTAGAGGTAAAGTCAGTTGATGAAGAGGCAGCAAAACCCATCTTAGATTTAGTCAAAGCAGTAGATGATTATTTCCCTGAACCAGTCCGGGATATTGATAAGCCAGTTTTAATGGCTATTGAGGATGTTTTTTCTATTGCTGGAAGAGGAACTGTTGCTACTGGCAGGATTGAAAGAGGTGTAGTGCATCCAAATGAGGAGGTAGAACTTATTGGTTTTAAACCTACTCAGAAAACAGTCGTAGTAAGCGTTGAAATGTTTAATAAAATGCTGGATGAAGGAAGGGCAGGTGACAATGTTGGTATTTTGCTTAGGGGTTTAAAAAAGGAAGAAGTTGAAAGGGGGCAGGTTTTGGCTAAGCCAGGCAGTATAACACCTCATACTGAATTTGAAGGCGAGGTTTATATTTTAAGCAAAGAAGAAGGCGGAAGGCATTCTCCTTTCTTCACTGGCTATAAGCCTCAATTCTATATTCGAACCACTGATGTTACTGGTGATGTTGTTCTGCCAGAAGGGACAGAAATGGTTATGCCAGGAGATACGGTTACCTTAAAGATTAAATTAATTGCTCCAGTTGCTCTTGAAGAAAAGCAAAGATTTGCTATTAGGGAGGGAGGTAAAACTGTTGGTGCTGGAGTAGTAACAAAGATTATTAAGTAA